TGGAACAGGGGTTGATTCCGACCACACTTGCCTGGGACTGCACACGACCCGGTAAGCAGTTGGCATCCAAAGGATGCACGGGGTTAAAGGTTCCCCGCCGAtctaacctttatatatatatatatatatatatatatatatatatatatatatatatatatataaggagaaTGATAAACATAGCTCTTAGAACTACGTTTAACCATAATATAGTTAAATTTGAAACCTCTAGTGAAACTATCACAGCGTTACACACTGTTAGATTTGGCCATGTGGGCTAATGCCCCATCTGTTATGCCCCGATACATGCGGTCTTAAAAAGGTATAAGGTGACATGTATTACCATGTAAGGACTACATTCGTATATTTAGAAGACTTAAAAGACTAAAAGAGTAAATATAAATACTTGGAAGAAAAAGCTTAATTAGATGTCCGATACTGGATTAATACGTAGTACTACGTTTGTACTGTTTGTACTTTGTAGTTTAAACACATACTCGAAGGATCCCAAGTGAAACCGAAGTATGATGTGGAATCCAACACTTTAACGGAAGCGTTACAAACAAATAACGGAGGACTCATAACGGCACGAAACAAGTGAACCAACAACCTTTTAACACTTAACGAGCGTTAACTCCGTCTATCTATTTTTTCATCCGCACCGGAGCAGCAATCAcagaaaccctaaccctaattcctCTCTCATCAATGGCTTCATCAACAAACGTCGAATCACCTCCGATCAACGAAGGCAGTAACAACGGAGATACTCCGGTCACCGAATCCGCCGCCGCCGTCAGTTCTCCAGTCACACCTGCCGCTGTCAATTCTGCCATCACACCTGCCCCCGTCACATCCGGTGAAAATTTAACAACATCTATGGAAATTGACGTCACTGAAGAACGGAGGATCAAGAAACCTAAGCACGATTCAGGCGGCGGTACAGATCCACAACGGAAGAATCGAGAAGAATGGAGTGAATCGGAGGTCGCAATCCTTCTTGATGCGTTTACGGATAAATATCTGGCGTTGAATCGGAGTCTTTTGCGCTTTAAAGATTGGAAGGTAGTAGCTGATTTGGTGGAAGATTGTGATGATAAAAAATCGCATAAAAGTGTCGAACAGTGTAAGAATAAAGTCGATAATTTGAAGAAGAGGTATAAGCTTGAAACACAGAGATTGGAGAGTAATGATGGTGTTAGTAAATGGATTTGGTTTAAGAAAATGGAAAAAGCATTTGGAGATCTAACGGCTTCAAAAACCGGCAATGCAACGGCTACGAAAAGCCCTGCGATAGCTGTTTCGGACGAAGATGATGATAGGTCGTTCGGTGTTTCCTCCCCTACCAATTTAAGACGGTCCACAAGGTTTGTTATGATTCAGTTTTATGCGATGGTTGCTTAGTATCGTGTTATATGTAACAGACTTAACTGAAGGGACGGAAACAGAACGGGCCGGGGGCAGTGGATTTGAAATTTTTAGTGCACAAATTTTGGATTTTTCCATTTTGTCCCACTCCATATTTTGCCGCCAAAACCTCAAAATTTTGCCAAACAGCCACCGTATTGTTGCCCAAAAGCCTCTATTTTTCCCCCAAAACCTCCATAACAAAAAAAAAGTTGTTACGCTtttaaaaaaactgaaaaaaaattcTGGTTCCGCCATTACTTAACTGCGCATATAAAAAAGTAATGGGTACTTTTTAAACATCTAAGCAGTTTAAGGTGatgaaaggtgattgatttgtgTATAATGACTGATATGTCTTATAGACTGTATTATTATGTGatcttatatacttatatatacatatgtatatatatacatatgtatatatatacatatgtatatatatacatatgtatatgtatacatatatatatatacgtaatatgtattatatatatatgtatatgtaatatattACGAGTAGATATGTGCGAATTTGATATGATATGATGTATATAAAGGCTCGCTCCTAACGATGGGCTGTTTCCGAGGAGTGCAAAATCAAGTGCAAATGTGAAATGGAAACGAGTGGTGTTTAAAGTTAGTGGTACCGCGTTGACTGGGCGCAGTCAAAATATTGACCCGAAGGTTTGAGTTCTTTTTGTCATTAGACTTCATGTAAAGATTTGCTGAAACGTACATGCTAAACTTGATGTGTTTGCTTTTAGGTGGCATTGCAAATTGCAAAAGAAGTAGCAACGGCTTCTCGCAGTGGTGTAGAGGTAACTATCTAACTTTTGTAAAGATGGAGCTGCATTCAGTTCTAGAAGAATGGGTGCTTTTCAGATTTTAGATGAAAAGCTCAAAACAAATAAATAATGCTCAAATATGACTTTCTTTAATTTGTTTAATTAAAAATAGAAAACACACTTCCTAATTTATAACCACAATTTGAAAACTTCATTTTACACTTTCTAACCATATATACTCTTTTTATTTGGAATTGGAATTGGAATACATTTAAAAATGAGCTCATAAATGTGAACTAGTTATTATATAGATATATTGAGATATAGAGATAAAAAAACACCTTTCATCTTTAGAAGAATGAAG
This genomic window from Rutidosis leptorrhynchoides isolate AG116_Rl617_1_P2 chromosome 2, CSIRO_AGI_Rlap_v1, whole genome shotgun sequence contains:
- the LOC139892858 gene encoding uridylate kinase PUMPKIN, chloroplastic-like, with the translated sequence MASSTNVESPPINEGSNNGDTPVTESAAAVSSPVTPAAVNSAITPAPVTSGENLTTSMEIDVTEERRIKKPKHDSGGGTDPQRKNREEWSESEVAILLDAFTDKYLALNRSLLRFKDWKVVADLVEDCDDKKSHKSVEQCKNKVDNLKKRYKLETQRLESNDGVSKWIWFKKMEKAFGDLTASKTGNATATKSPAIAVSDEDDDRSFGVSSPTNLRRSTRLAPNDGLFPRSAKSSANVKWKRVVFKVSGTALTGRSQNIDPKVALQIAKEVATASRSGVEVAIIIGGRNFFCGDSWVSATDLDRPTAYQIGMMATVMNSILLQSALEKLGIQTRVQSAFVMPEVAEPYNRLRAMRHLSKGRVVIFGGVGAGTGNPLFTTDTAAALRASEINADAVIKGTSVNGIVEKKVTLDKISYRDAVSKDVSSMDLMAIQFCEENEIPVVIFNMLEPGNVSKALRGIPVGTLIDQ